Proteins from one Mucilaginibacter jinjuensis genomic window:
- a CDS encoding RNA polymerase sigma factor produces MSVQVEDAEILSKFQDVKTRNEAFNLLLKKYQQKIYWHVRRMVIDHDDADDLVQDVFIKVWKNLEGFRSDAQLYTWMYRIATNECITFLNKKKQKNNISLDEVSYELADTLASSSYFDGDKAQMKLQQALLTLPDKQRLVFNMKYYDDMKYEEMSEVLGTSVGALKASFHLAVKKIESFLLSHD; encoded by the coding sequence ATGTCTGTACAGGTTGAAGATGCTGAAATACTAAGCAAGTTCCAGGATGTAAAAACCCGGAACGAAGCCTTTAATCTTTTGCTGAAGAAATATCAGCAGAAAATTTACTGGCACGTTAGGCGTATGGTTATAGACCATGACGATGCCGACGACCTGGTACAGGACGTTTTTATTAAGGTTTGGAAAAATCTCGAAGGCTTCCGCAGCGATGCCCAGCTTTATACCTGGATGTACCGCATTGCCACTAACGAATGCATTACCTTCTTAAACAAAAAGAAGCAAAAAAATAACATTTCGTTAGATGAGGTTTCTTATGAGCTGGCAGATACACTGGCATCGTCATCTTATTTTGATGGCGATAAGGCACAAATGAAATTACAACAAGCCTTGCTTACCCTGCCGGATAAGCAAAGGCTTGTTTTTAACATGAAATACTACGACGACATGAAGTACGAAGAAATGTCGGAAGTGCTGGGGACAAGCGTAGGTGCTTTAAAAGCATCTTTTCACCTGGCAGTAAAAAAAATCGAAAGTTTTCTGTTATCTCATGATTAA